From the Musa acuminata AAA Group cultivar baxijiao chromosome BXJ1-2, Cavendish_Baxijiao_AAA, whole genome shotgun sequence genome, one window contains:
- the LOC135606500 gene encoding formin-like protein 5, with translation MAISRKASAVACMVLFSVLVTKVWPGRQSQFFNLADSFVPNMVEKMLLDCGLHPKDVKEIMKKLDFSLLDDMIKDSRQNQVKVGLLAKDNEEKGEKNSMRNWYYNLEPLIRRYPASRRNLADHPTPTMVPTHAPPTFCSPAYASASFPYVSSGPSKSSPAPPSILRPARTLTHASSKFVPPAFDEMSPDETADFLAKEQEETNKTIAVAVALSVAGTSFVAAILFILYINCRRKKVYSSNDLKDDKPLLSLSLSDFSDSSQNSGIATSSEKNKSGVLSLKSESIQVGDASPLSVGSVEVPSSKLHSGHLSSSMELSGAPTNGPAEKPTSKPPPPPPPPPPPSPLPRSPPSPPSPSSPPPPPPPPSPSPSPSPSSSPSPPPLPPPRSPQPPPPPPVMAPPVPKAVPSAPVPPPPPSIKRPGGPPPPPPKAASVPRAPKINLGPSKVPPPSPLGPQHSVSDGAPKTKLKPLFWDKVLANPDQSMVWNQIKSGSFQFDEEMIESLFGYNSANKPKNCGKGLSSKVPVEYVRILDAKKSQNLAISLKALNVKIEGVRDALMEGKKLPVELLQTLIKMAPTTDEELKLRLYTGDHSELGLAERFLKALLDIPFAFQRLEALLFMASMPEEVSTATESFSTLEVACEELKSSRLFLKLLEAVLKTGNRMNDGTFRGGAQAFKLDTLLKLSDVKGADGKTTLLHFVVQEIIRSEGVRAVRIARERSGSVSSLNSDDLSDDSLHESEDYFRKLGLKIVSGLGDELQNVKKAASLDADALTTLVAQLNHRSVRTKEFLNTSMKSHEEESGFHHILKSFMEQAETGISFLLGEEKRLRLLVKKTTDFFHGNAGKDEGLRLFVIVRDFLVMLDKACKEVREAPRKVKQAPRNRETSSPLPVPDPKQLLFPAIRDRRVDSSSSDDES, from the exons GTGGAAAAGATGTTGCTTGATTGTGGTCTACATCCAAAAGATGTAAAAGAAATTATGAAAAAATTAGACTTCTCCCTTTTGGACGACATGATCAAAGATTCCAGACAAAACCAAGTAAAAGTGGGGTTGCTTGCAAAAGACAATGAAGAAAAAG GAGAGAAGAACTCTATGAGAAATTGGTACTATAATCTTGAACCATTAATCAGACGTTATCCCGCTTCAAGGAGGAATCTGGCTGATCACCCTACACCAACCATGGTCCCTACCCATGCACCACCAACGTTTTGTTCCCCTGCTTATGCTTCAGCTTCATTTCCATATGTTTCATCTGGCCCTTCTAAGTCTAGTCCAGCACCTCCCTCTATCCTAAGACCTGCACGTACACTAACCCATGCTTCCAGTAAATTTGTTCCACCAGCTTTCGATGAAATGAGCCCAGATGAAACTGCAGATTTTTTAGCTAAGGAGCAAGAGGAAACCAACAAAACAATTGCTGTTGCAGTTGCTTTAAGCGTAGCAGGAACCTCTTTTGTTGCAGCAATTCTGTTTATTCTATATATTAATTGCCGTAGAAAAAAAGTTTACTCAAGTAATGACTTGAAGGATGACAAGCCACTCCTAAGTTTGAGTTTGAGTGACTTCTCTG ATTCTTCACAAAACTCTGGCATAGCAACTTCGAGTGAGAAGAATAAGTCAGGAGTTTTGTCTCTCAAATCCGAATCAATCCAAGTTGGTGATGCTTCACCCTTGAGTGTTGGCTCAGTTGAGGTTCCATCATCCAAATTACACTCTGGACATTTAAGTTCATCTATGGAGCTATCTGGTGCACCAACCAATGGACCAGCAGAAAAGCCCACTTCCAAACCtccacctccgcctccgcctcctcctccaccttcaCCTCTACCTCGATCACCACCTTCACCTCCATCTCCATcttcacctccacctccacctccacctccatctccatctccatctccatctccatcttcatcaccatctcctcctccacTTCCACCTCCACGATCTCCAcaacctccaccaccaccacctgtaATGGCTCCTCCAGTTCCAAAGGCTGTTCCTTCGGCTCCTGTTCCACCCCCTCCCCCATCCATCAAAAGACCTGGTGGTCCCCCTCCACCTCCACCAAAAGCTGCTTCTGTTCCTCGTGCACCAAAAATAAACCTGGGTCCATCAAAAGTGCCTCCGCCATCCCCTCTTGGGCCCCAACATTCTGTATCAGATGGTGCACCAAAAACAAAGCTCAAACCATTATTTTGGGATAAAGTTCTTGCAAACCCTGATCAATCTATGGTGTGGAATCAGATTAAGTCGGGTTCATTCCA GTTTGATGAGGAGATGATTGAAAGTCTTTTTGGTTACAATTCTGCTAATAAACCCAAAAATTGTGGGAAGGGCTTATCATCAAAGGTTCCTGTTGAATATGTTCGGATTCTTGATGCCAAGAAGTCCCAAAATTTGGCTATTTCATTAAAGGCACTGAATGTGAAAATAGAAGGAGTTCGTGATGCTCTTATGGAAG GAAAAAAGCTTCCAGTGGAGTTACTACAAACATTGATAAAGATGGCTCCTACAACTGATGAAGAGCTGAAGCTTCGATTGTATACTGGTGATCATTCTGAACTTGGCTTAGCAGAAAGGTTTTTGAAGGCATTATTGGATATTCCGTTTGCTTTTCAAAGACTAGAAGCACTTCTTTTCATGGCTTCCATGCCAGAAGAAGTTTCAACTGCCACGGAATCGTTTTCTACACTAGAG GTGGCCTGTGAAGAACTAAAAAGTAGCCGTCTGTTCTTGAAGCTATTAGAAGCTGTCCTTAAAACTGGCAATCGCATGAATGATGGTACCTTCCGTGGGGGAGCACAAGCATTCAAGCTTGATACACTCCTGAAGTTGTCTGATGTTAAAGGAGCCGATGGGAAGACAACATTATTGCATTTTGTTGTTCAAGAGATAATTCGATCTGAAGGTGTGCGTGCTGTACGAATAGCCAGGGAACGAAGTGGGAGCGTCTCTAGCCTGAACTCTGATGATCTTAGCGATGATTCACTCCATGAATCTGAAGACTACTTCCGAAAACTTGGTCTTAAAATTGTTTCAGGTCTTGGAGATGAACTTCAAAATGTCAAGAAAGCAGCATCTTTGGATGCTGATGCCTTGACAACTTTGGTGGCACAGCTTAACCACAGGTCGGTGAGGACAAAGGAATTCCTAAATACAAGCATGAAAAGTCATGAGGAGGAAAGTGGGTTTCATCACATACTCAAGAGTTTCATGGAGCAAGCTGAAACTGGAATCAGTTTCTTATTAGGTGAAGAAAAGAGACTAAGATTATTGGTAAAGAAAACCACAGACTTTTTCCATGGAAATGCTGGGAAGGATGAGGGCTTGCGATTGTTTGTAATTGTACGGGACTTTCTTGTGATGTTAGATAAGGCCTGCAAAGAGGTGAGAGAAGCACCAAGAAAAGTTAAACAAGCACCCAGAAATAGAGAAACATCATCACCACTACCCGTGCCAGATCCAAAGCAGCTACTTTTTCCGGCGATAAGGGATCGGCGGGTCGATAGTTCTAGTTCGGATGATGAGAGCTGA